The DNA region TCAATATTCCAAAGCTGTATTAAGGCAGTCAAGAGATTCAGTAAACCATTGAACTGAATCAATCATAAAAATATGAACCTTAAACTGAATCAATCATAACTTTGATCAATGTACAAGAATACAAGTTGAAAACTTGAGAAAAGTATTTCATAGAGTAATAGAAGCAATAATCAATCAGAGTTTAACATTTACATTGATTCGTTCTACAATCAATCATCTACACAACTTATCATCAGAATCATTACCTTCGATTCCTAACGGGGCTGCAGTTGAATCGAGTGAGTCTAAGGATCGATCCGATTTTAATACTCCCTTGTTTGACGAGGACGTTAGAAGCGGCGCTCAGCATATCTTCTTGAGACTGGATCCCGTCTGATACGGCGACCTTGTACCTCTCAACGCTCTGCTCTTGGTTCCTCTGCGCTTGCTGAAGCATCTTAATCTCTATGACTTGCAGGATCACGTCATCTCCTCCTCCCCCCTTCACTTCTCCGTTCAGCATCTTCGCGATCACTCCCGCCGTCAGATTGGCCGCCGCACTCACTGTAGAAAAATTCGGATTTTGAAATCTGTGGTAGAGAAGACGAAAGAGTAGGAACTGGAAAAGAGAGGGAAGCGGTGGTGGCCGGAGTAATTGCCGTGGGAGAATCCATcgagaaaaaaaagatatgtgGAGAAGAATATTAGACCGGAAGGAGAGAGCGACGTGTGTTCAGAAGAACCCTTCTCCTTTGTCTCTTAATTAACAGACGTCTTTAGAAGTCCTAAGGTAAttgctattttttcttttttcttttaatccaAATATACTAAGAGATGGGTTAAGACACCCcgataatcatgctctaagaATCCGGTCATAGATAGGTGGCCtaattttttgaccaaaaaaaaaaaagaaaaaaagataggTGGCCTAATTTCTACGGATACGTACATAAAATATTGTTCATTAAACTAAGCCGGGAACAGCAAACGATGACACGCAATGGGAACAGTAAACGATGACACACAACCCACATTGCTGACACTATTGGCTAACGTTATAATTCCAAAAGATTCTTGATCCTTTTTGGGAAAATTGATAAAATACTTcacaattttataaataaattaaaaactctccgattcatattaatatatatatatcaatactattaaaatatgaacaatatttatcgactatgttttggactatataaaaaaagttataacagtccaactaaaataaataaattaattattatcacataatattttaaatctaacaagtatttattaataatgagaTATTATTTGATATGTAACCGATTCCTACATACGTGTAAAAGAAAACcggtttgattaaatatttatataagaaacgttttatgtttaaaaacatttgaaaaaaatacttaactttgttttttttgtttttattatcattccacatacagaatatattaaaaacaagttttttaaacaattttaaacaagttaagagttctgatataaaataaaaacatatcaagacttaaaatatatgtgtatttaaatgtataatgtgaatactaaagataaaatttattcaaaataaaccaaagtaatatataaattgtaataaattataacaaaataaaataatgttaaatcacatcaactaattttgttaatagatttataatccacatgatcatttgatctttttatttttgaaaaataattatttgtaactttgaattagttatatttaacttaattaatattaaatatacatcatGCCTAAAACTAAGGAGCTAactaactaatttattatttttaaactaatgaatataatttaattaatacgaaatttaataataaattaattatattttaattattaatgtgataaataatgatatatatctattaatttgtatatatacagctatatattaatccaaatgcaaaaaaaaacaatttcttcaaaaccctcactaaatatataaaaatataattcatatatttagagtattaaaattagatatacatatacatatatatatagtaatagtttgatactattaatatttagtatacGATGAAACAtgttattattgatatttttacgaACATAGTTTTACGGGTTATTCAAACACAtgcaatatatttatcaaatattaactaattcaacaaatatattaacacaaTTATATCACAAAACACTACATTAAAACACAAATTGA from Raphanus sativus cultivar WK10039 chromosome 8, ASM80110v3, whole genome shotgun sequence includes:
- the LOC130498455 gene encoding replication protein A 70 kDa DNA-binding subunit E-like, whose translation is MLNGEVKGGGGDDVILQVIEIKMLQQAQRNQEQSVERYKVAVSDGIQSQEDMLSAASNVLVKQGSIKIGSILRLTRFNCSPVRNRSFGILMTATLQWKGIPTYIIGIGRGISATVGLAATVVYPLM